The Calorimonas adulescens genome has a segment encoding these proteins:
- the pyrE gene encoding orotate phosphoribosyltransferase — protein MDILEILRKTEALLEGHFLLTSGKHSDRYIQCAKITQYPEYCEEICKAMAKNFQDEGVDVVIGPAIGGILESYEVARQLKAKSIFAERENRILTLRRGFEIKEGERVLVVEDVTTTGGTTREVIDLVRSHGGIVVGVTSIVDRSGGKIDFGVTFKPLVIVDFNTYNPDECLLCKRGIPYIKPGSRKILS, from the coding sequence GTGGATATATTGGAAATATTGAGAAAGACGGAGGCTCTTTTAGAGGGACATTTCCTTCTCACATCAGGTAAACATTCGGACAGATATATCCAGTGTGCAAAAATAACCCAGTACCCTGAGTACTGCGAGGAGATATGCAAGGCTATGGCAAAGAATTTTCAAGATGAGGGCGTGGATGTGGTCATTGGCCCGGCCATAGGAGGCATACTGGAATCTTACGAGGTGGCAAGGCAACTTAAAGCAAAGAGCATTTTCGCCGAAAGAGAAAACAGAATCCTCACATTAAGACGGGGTTTTGAGATAAAAGAAGGAGAGAGGGTTCTGGTGGTGGAGGATGTTACCACCACAGGGGGTACAACAAGAGAGGTTATTGACTTAGTAAGGAGCCATGGCGGCATTGTAGTGGGAGTTACCTCGATAGTGGATAGAAGCGGAGGCAAAATAGACTTCGGAGTGACTTTTAAGCCACTTGTTATTGTGGACTTTAATACCTATAATCCTGATGAATGTCTGTTGTGTAAGAGAGGCATACCATATATAAAACCGGGCAGCAGGAAAATACTTAGTTAG
- a CDS encoding arginase family protein, translated as MAKVANLIALNLDPALTVQQEVMSKISRLIDLTAIGSLRLMTDIDSFKKASSVFSFTGPSITLIGSGDFHHLSLAILMKIKTPFTLILFDNHSDLMDMNSGYISCGSWVKESFSLSNLKGIIIVGVNPKDEALKFVNPFSKPIRIIPSSGHYENRFIDTLINEIDTKDIYISIDKDVLDTKWAMTNWNHGSMDLSELLDYLHILSVARRLIGVDICGEWKVYDRLFMTHDDLEAVLKNEKTNLKILDAVS; from the coding sequence ATGGCTAAGGTTGCCAACCTTATTGCCTTAAATCTCGACCCAGCTTTGACAGTGCAGCAGGAAGTAATGTCCAAAATCAGCAGGTTAATAGACCTTACTGCTATCGGCAGTTTGAGGCTTATGACAGATATAGACAGTTTTAAAAAAGCTTCATCTGTGTTTTCCTTTACAGGCCCATCCATAACACTCATAGGCAGCGGTGACTTTCACCACCTGAGCCTTGCTATTCTCATGAAAATAAAGACCCCATTCACCCTGATACTCTTTGATAATCACTCTGACCTTATGGACATGAACAGCGGGTATATATCCTGTGGCTCATGGGTAAAAGAATCCTTCAGTTTAAGTAACCTTAAGGGCATAATAATAGTCGGGGTAAACCCAAAAGACGAGGCCTTAAAGTTTGTAAACCCATTTTCAAAACCGATTCGCATTATTCCTTCCTCAGGACATTATGAAAATAGGTTTATAGATACCCTTATAAATGAGATTGATACAAAAGACATCTATATAAGTATAGACAAAGATGTGCTTGACACGAAATGGGCAATGACTAACTGGAACCACGGTTCTATGGACCTCTCTGAACTTTTGGACTATCTCCATATACTCTCAGTAGCCAGAAGGTTGATAGGTGTAGACATATGTGGCGAATGGAAGGTATATGATAGACTCTTTATGACGCACGATGATCTGGAGGCGGTTTTAAAAAATGAAAAGACAAATTTAAAGATCCTGGATGCTGTTTCATAA
- a CDS encoding Cof-type HAD-IIB family hydrolase, translating into MYHMLVTDVDGTLLDREGKVPEETKLVLRALRERGFITTIATGRMLATAEPVAREIMINAPLICYNGALIIDIYTGHKILERYIPAEVLIKGIKILEKYRYEIGIYHNDILLIDELNDRTGWYIEANRGIEYKVVGNLEGYVSTTSISTPKIFGIGELDEHATVPEDLVDDLSEDFEVTYAGGGHLEINLKGVNKGSGVKFLSEAFKIDRNDVICIGDGHNDVSMLKYAGLGIAMGNADERIKAHADYITVPNTENGLLKIVNEFVVPNEKIIL; encoded by the coding sequence ATGTATCATATGCTTGTAACCGATGTAGATGGTACACTATTAGATAGAGAAGGCAAGGTCCCGGAGGAAACCAAACTTGTATTGAGGGCTTTAAGAGAGCGCGGCTTTATAACCACAATTGCCACAGGAAGGATGCTTGCTACAGCCGAACCTGTGGCCAGGGAGATAATGATTAATGCCCCTCTCATATGTTATAATGGCGCTCTGATCATTGACATATATACAGGACATAAGATTTTAGAAAGATACATACCTGCGGAGGTTTTAATAAAGGGCATAAAGATTTTGGAAAAATATCGTTATGAAATAGGGATATATCATAATGATATTTTGCTTATTGATGAGCTGAATGATAGGACAGGATGGTATATAGAGGCAAATAGGGGCATTGAATATAAGGTTGTTGGCAACCTGGAAGGATATGTAAGTACCACATCTATATCTACACCAAAAATATTTGGGATAGGGGAGCTGGATGAACATGCTACAGTGCCTGAGGACCTGGTGGATGACCTCTCAGAGGACTTTGAGGTGACCTATGCAGGAGGAGGGCATCTTGAAATAAATCTAAAGGGCGTCAATAAGGGCAGCGGGGTGAAATTTTTGTCTGAGGCTTTTAAAATAGATAGAAATGATGTAATATGTATTGGTGATGGGCATAATGACGTATCTATGCTGAAATATGCGGGGCTTGGCATAGCCATGGGTAATGCAGATGAGCGGATCAAGGCCCACGCCGACTACATTACAGTGCCAAATACTGAAAACGGTCTCTTGAAAATAGTAAATGAGTTCGTGGTTCCCAATGAAAAAATAATTCTATAA
- a CDS encoding haloacid dehalogenase-like hydrolase, which translates to MLFVVKRFIDSTVEDIRAMSSKDLLESIKASEGRVIMAEILTTTQPLIYGATNAELVSAFGADMILLNFYDVDNPVLYGLDNKSDSVIKAVKELTGRPVGINLEPVSPEAKVIGIREELPKGRLGTIENAVKAKEQGADFIVLTGNPRTGVTNESIIEAARYIKAEMGDDIILMAGKMHAAGMVKESGSKIISREVIDALAVAGCDCIMVPSPGTVPGITLECVNKSVEYIHSLGIMAMSAIGTSQEGAGEETIKQIALYNKMVGVDIHHIGDSGYTGVAVPENIMAYSIAIRGKKHTYFRMAKR; encoded by the coding sequence ATGTTATTTGTGGTTAAGAGGTTTATAGATTCTACTGTTGAAGATATAAGGGCAATGTCGTCCAAAGACCTGTTAGAGAGCATAAAAGCCAGCGAGGGCAGGGTGATAATGGCCGAGATATTGACTACGACACAGCCCTTGATATATGGAGCCACCAATGCGGAACTGGTATCAGCATTTGGAGCTGACATGATACTTTTGAACTTCTATGATGTTGACAATCCTGTCCTCTACGGCCTTGACAATAAGTCAGATAGTGTCATTAAAGCTGTAAAAGAACTGACAGGCAGGCCGGTAGGGATAAACCTTGAACCTGTAAGCCCGGAGGCAAAGGTTATTGGTATCAGGGAGGAACTGCCAAAGGGCAGACTGGGTACGATAGAAAATGCTGTTAAAGCAAAAGAACAGGGTGCTGATTTCATTGTCTTAACAGGGAACCCCAGGACCGGTGTCACCAATGAAAGTATAATTGAAGCTGCCAGGTATATAAAGGCGGAGATGGGTGATGACATTATACTTATGGCAGGAAAGATGCATGCAGCCGGCATGGTAAAGGAGTCTGGAAGCAAAATAATAAGCCGTGAGGTTATAGACGCCTTGGCTGTAGCTGGCTGTGACTGTATAATGGTACCCTCACCAGGAACTGTGCCGGGTATCACCTTGGAATGTGTGAATAAGTCGGTGGAGTACATCCATAGCCTTGGTATCATGGCCATGTCAGCTATAGGTACGTCGCAAGAGGGCGCAGGTGAAGAGACCATAAAACAGATAGCACTTTACAATAAGATGGTTGGTGTAGATATACACCATATAGGTGACTCTGGATATACAGGTGTTGCAGTGCCAGAAAATATAATGGCATACTCTATTGCTATCAGAGGTAAGAAGCACACCTATTTCAGGATGGCTAAGAGATAA
- a CDS encoding MgtC/SapB family protein produces the protein MSYSEMAIRMFLSTVLGGIIGIEREGANKAAGFRTHTLISAGSALIMLVSISMFEIFKTQTDSMDPARIAAQVVSGVGILCAGTIMTSGASVKGLTTAASMWMTAAIGLATGAGLYFLAVSSTLITLIVLVFFARVEKLIGIGGHIYELKLILKDEPGEIGMVTTALGKKNISIRNIEFEKEEDEQLTLSLFVKIPPSVTVDDMISALKEISGVYEVKLRK, from the coding sequence ATGAGTTATTCAGAAATGGCAATAAGGATGTTCTTATCTACAGTACTGGGCGGTATAATAGGCATTGAAAGAGAAGGAGCGAATAAGGCAGCTGGCTTCAGGACCCACACCCTTATATCCGCAGGCTCGGCTTTGATTATGCTGGTCTCTATCTCTATGTTTGAGATTTTTAAGACTCAGACTGATTCAATGGACCCTGCCAGGATAGCTGCACAGGTAGTGAGCGGGGTAGGGATATTGTGCGCTGGGACGATTATGACCAGCGGGGCCTCAGTGAAGGGGCTTACTACTGCTGCCAGCATGTGGATGACAGCCGCCATTGGCCTGGCCACAGGAGCGGGCCTTTATTTTCTGGCTGTCTCCTCTACCCTAATAACATTGATTGTACTCGTGTTCTTTGCCAGAGTGGAAAAGCTTATAGGCATAGGAGGCCATATCTATGAATTAAAACTCATCCTGAAGGATGAACCGGGAGAGATAGGGATGGTCACTACTGCCTTGGGTAAGAAGAATATAAGTATAAGAAATATTGAATTCGAGAAGGAAGAAGATGAACAGTTAACCCTTTCATTGTTTGTTAAGATTCCACCATCTGTTACTGTGGACGATATGATTTCTGCACTCAAAGAAATAAGTGGTGTGTATGAGGTAAAGCTAAGAAAATAA
- a CDS encoding PTS lactose/cellobiose transporter subunit IIA gives MEGLELLCFKLISAAGTARSCNIEAIQEAKKGEFEKAEQLMKEGEGLFLNAHEIHNTILAQGTNGGNTDGSILVMHAEDQLMSAEMFQIIAKEFIDTCRRMSELERKVN, from the coding sequence ATGGAAGGATTAGAATTACTTTGCTTTAAGCTTATTTCTGCTGCTGGAACAGCGCGATCCTGTAATATTGAAGCCATACAAGAGGCTAAAAAAGGAGAATTTGAGAAGGCAGAACAATTAATGAAGGAAGGCGAAGGCCTGTTTTTAAATGCCCATGAAATACATAATACAATACTTGCACAGGGAACAAATGGTGGGAACACAGATGGCTCAATATTGGTGATGCATGCAGAGGATCAGCTTATGAGTGCGGAAATGTTCCAAATAATAGCAAAAGAATTTATTGATACTTGCCGCAGAATGTCTGAATTAGAGCGGAAGGTCAACTAA
- a CDS encoding PTS sugar transporter subunit IIB — protein MKKVYLFCSAGMSTSLLASNMQKVANDHNLPIEVKAFSLPNLQDIYEKEHPDCILLGPQVRFAYEETKKTYNKLNIPVGLIDASDYGSINGERVLKLAIKLMKQGL, from the coding sequence ATGAAAAAAGTATACCTATTTTGCAGTGCTGGAATGTCCACAAGCTTACTTGCCAGTAATATGCAAAAAGTTGCCAATGACCATAATCTTCCGATTGAAGTTAAGGCGTTTTCGCTTCCCAATCTTCAAGATATTTATGAAAAAGAGCATCCAGACTGTATTTTACTAGGACCACAGGTGAGATTTGCCTACGAGGAAACGAAAAAGACTTATAATAAACTGAACATTCCGGTTGGGCTAATCGATGCCAGTGATTATGGTTCTATCAACGGGGAACGTGTTTTAAAATTAGCGATAAAGTTAATGAAGCAGGGTCTCTAA
- a CDS encoding PTS sugar transporter subunit IIC: MRKGFMDKLESRLMPIAEYVSKNKYLISIRDGFLISMPLLVVGSIFMLISNFPVQPWIDLLKNTTLAGTSIASYFSNVTNATFSIMAIFVVIGIGYNYAKQENTNMIFGAAIAVLSWFMLMPFTTMYTPEGASKAVQVTSIPLDWVGSKGIFIGILCAFLSVKIYKWVEDKGWTIKMPNGVPPTVGQSFAALFPIGAVVVVFFFIRVLFTLTPWGNAFDFIYKILQMPLQKVGDSLGAMMGIYLFAHILWFFGIHGTNITDSVFRPILYALSAENLAALQAGKPLPHIINTQFQDLFATYGGAGSTLSLLIAMFFFCRSKRIKELGRIAIIPGIFGINEPIIFGLPIVLNPTIAIPFIIVPMINILVSYITMAIGMVPVCNGVIMPWTTPPIISGFLSSGWQGALLQVFLIALGVVIYYPFIKTIDKQYIRDEAEVENNPKDDDISLDDLTF; the protein is encoded by the coding sequence ATGAGAAAGGGTTTTATGGATAAGCTAGAATCAAGACTTATGCCAATTGCAGAGTATGTAAGCAAAAATAAATACCTTATTTCAATTCGTGACGGCTTTTTAATCAGCATGCCGCTTTTGGTGGTTGGTTCAATCTTTATGCTTATTTCAAATTTTCCAGTTCAACCTTGGATTGATTTATTAAAAAACACAACATTAGCAGGTACATCAATCGCATCTTATTTTTCAAATGTGACAAATGCAACCTTTTCAATTATGGCAATATTTGTTGTGATTGGCATTGGTTATAATTATGCAAAACAGGAAAACACAAATATGATTTTTGGAGCAGCCATTGCTGTTTTAAGCTGGTTTATGCTCATGCCATTTACCACGATGTATACGCCGGAAGGTGCTTCAAAAGCAGTCCAAGTTACCAGTATTCCTTTAGACTGGGTGGGGTCAAAAGGAATATTCATAGGAATTTTGTGTGCATTTTTATCCGTTAAGATTTACAAATGGGTGGAGGATAAAGGCTGGACCATCAAGATGCCAAACGGTGTCCCACCTACTGTGGGACAATCATTTGCGGCGCTGTTTCCAATTGGTGCAGTCGTTGTTGTATTTTTCTTTATTCGAGTTCTTTTTACATTAACACCATGGGGAAATGCCTTTGACTTCATTTATAAAATTTTACAAATGCCTCTGCAAAAAGTTGGAGATTCTCTCGGTGCAATGATGGGGATTTATTTATTTGCACATATTTTATGGTTCTTTGGTATTCATGGGACAAATATTACAGATTCAGTTTTTAGACCCATACTTTACGCATTATCTGCAGAGAATTTAGCAGCCCTGCAGGCGGGTAAACCTTTACCCCATATTATAAATACGCAGTTTCAGGACTTGTTTGCTACCTATGGAGGTGCTGGTTCAACACTTTCTCTATTGATTGCCATGTTTTTCTTCTGCAGATCAAAACGAATCAAAGAACTCGGGAGAATAGCGATTATCCCTGGTATCTTCGGCATCAACGAGCCTATTATTTTTGGTTTGCCAATCGTATTAAATCCTACGATAGCCATCCCGTTTATTATTGTACCAATGATTAATATCCTTGTTTCCTATATTACTATGGCAATTGGAATGGTTCCAGTTTGTAACGGCGTTATTATGCCATGGACAACACCACCAATTATTTCAGGATTCTTGTCGTCCGGATGGCAGGGGGCATTGCTGCAGGTATTCCTGATTGCTCTTGGAGTAGTTATCTATTATCCTTTCATTAAAACTATAGATAAACAATATATAAGAGATGAGGCTGAAGTCGAAAACAATCCAAAGGATGATGACATTTCTTTAGATGATTTGACATTTTAA
- a CDS encoding GrdB-related putative oxidoreductase, whose amino-acid sequence MKIVTIYDQIQSGMGTKDDKMLPLGGKNVPIGPGIMMTPFLKQIDAKIVACLYCGTGTYLNNKEMVSKKLCDMVQKLHPDVVICGPAFDYKDYAQMCAEITESINDSTDIPAIASMSAENEEIINKYKDRIYIVKCPKKGEAGLNSALQNLCQAAKALAVHDKNIANIKEYCF is encoded by the coding sequence CTGAAAATAGTAACAATTTATGATCAAATTCAATCTGGGATGGGAACAAAAGATGATAAGATGCTGCCCCTCGGCGGGAAAAATGTTCCTATTGGCCCTGGCATCATGATGACACCTTTTTTAAAACAGATTGATGCCAAAATTGTGGCCTGCCTGTATTGCGGGACTGGGACTTACTTAAATAATAAAGAAATGGTAAGTAAAAAACTATGTGATATGGTACAAAAACTACATCCAGATGTGGTGATTTGCGGACCGGCATTTGATTATAAGGACTATGCGCAAATGTGTGCTGAGATCACGGAAAGCATAAACGATTCAACCGATATACCTGCAATTGCATCTATGTCTGCTGAAAATGAGGAAATAATAAACAAGTATAAGGACCGGATATACATTGTGAAATGCCCTAAAAAAGGCGAAGCTGGTTTAAATAGTGCACTGCAAAACTTATGTCAGGCTGCAAAAGCGCTTGCTGTTCATGATAAAAATATTGCAAATATTAAGGAATATTGTTTCTAA
- a CDS encoding DUF871 domain-containing protein, which produces MHRMGISVYPEHSTEEKDYAYMRLAAKYGFTRIFTCLLSVNEPKEIIINKFTRFIEQAHELGFIVGVDTNPTVFSHLGASPLDLKPFSDMKVDIIRLDGHFSDREDIAITHNPYGILIEFNGSSNTALDLMIERGANTHNMIVCHNFYPQKYTGLGWNKFMEFTNKYKALGLSVAAFVSSNNENTFGPWPVYKGLPTCEMHRGLPIDLQVRHLLATNKIDDILIGNAFAREDELKAISQIDKTKITFKLELAEGVTDEEKNIIYSYPHFGRGDASDYIIRSSVPREDYRNKTIPYRKYDKELFHRGDVVIVNDNLAHYRGELEIVEKDILNDGERNFVGRIPTQELILLELLKPEYLFGFIKME; this is translated from the coding sequence ATGCACAGAATGGGCATATCTGTTTATCCAGAACATTCAACAGAAGAAAAGGACTACGCTTATATGAGGTTAGCTGCGAAATATGGATTCACTCGAATTTTTACGTGTTTGCTGTCAGTAAATGAACCAAAGGAAATTATTATAAATAAATTCACCAGGTTTATAGAGCAAGCACATGAGCTTGGTTTTATCGTGGGGGTGGATACAAATCCTACTGTATTCTCCCATTTAGGGGCTTCACCGCTTGATTTAAAACCATTTTCTGATATGAAGGTGGATATTATTCGTCTTGACGGACATTTTAGTGATAGAGAAGATATAGCAATCACACATAACCCATATGGAATTCTTATCGAGTTTAATGGCAGTTCAAATACAGCCCTGGATTTAATGATTGAAAGAGGTGCCAATACGCACAATATGATTGTTTGCCATAATTTCTATCCGCAGAAATATACAGGACTTGGGTGGAATAAGTTTATGGAATTTACTAATAAATATAAGGCTTTAGGTTTGTCTGTCGCTGCATTTGTTTCCAGTAACAATGAAAATACCTTTGGTCCTTGGCCTGTATATAAAGGATTGCCTACTTGTGAAATGCATAGGGGGCTGCCTATTGATCTACAAGTAAGACACCTCCTTGCAACTAATAAAATCGATGACATCTTGATTGGAAATGCCTTTGCCAGAGAAGATGAACTAAAAGCAATATCTCAAATTGATAAAACAAAAATCACTTTCAAACTGGAACTGGCAGAAGGCGTTACAGACGAAGAGAAAAACATTATATATAGCTATCCTCATTTTGGAAGAGGTGACGCCTCTGACTATATTATACGAAGCAGTGTACCGCGGGAAGATTACAGAAATAAGACAATTCCATACCGCAAATATGATAAAGAATTATTCCATAGGGGCGATGTGGTAATAGTTAATGATAATTTAGCTCATTATCGTGGTGAGTTAGAAATTGTTGAAAAAGATATACTTAACGATGGTGAAAGAAATTTTGTGGGCAGAATACCAACACAGGAACTAATTTTATTGGAACTATTGAAACCGGAATATCTTTTTGGGTTTATCAAAATGGAATAG
- a CDS encoding HPr family phosphocarrier protein, with protein sequence MVKKITYQVKNPQGIHARPAGMLVNRVSQFKCKVVIEKEKETVNAKEIFALMSLSVKQGDIITITFDGEEEETAVKAIEEFIKENL encoded by the coding sequence ATGGTTAAGAAAATTACGTATCAGGTTAAAAATCCACAGGGAATCCATGCTAGACCGGCAGGAATGCTGGTTAATAGAGTTAGCCAATTTAAATGTAAGGTAGTTATTGAAAAGGAGAAAGAAACAGTAAATGCAAAAGAAATCTTTGCTTTAATGAGCCTTAGTGTTAAACAAGGTGATATAATCACCATAACTTTTGATGGTGAAGAGGAAGAGACGGCCGTTAAAGCGATAGAAGAATTTATAAAAGAGAATTTATGA
- a CDS encoding BglG family transcription antiterminator, with amino-acid sequence MIKLLNERQEKIIAILRNNKNWMTGKELSAFLNVSDRTIRSDIAYINLYYNDMLIESNVKNGYRLNMEALSNLNIHSDQMIPQTSFQRCFYIIHELLFKKNELNLVHAADEVFVSYSSIENDLKEIKKILEPYPTLKLVRRKNYISLGGNEEDKRELYVNLLVKKIKGNFLNFDLLATLFPNFDILAVKELLEKIFKKYNYHGREMEFPVIIAYIGTAIERMLCHKYIQAGGGNENIANSVEFSIAWEFYKDVSKTLHMEIKEDEITILALILRGKRQADTDNRVLLLNYDYTVNQLVNDILEDIYIQFDVDLRKDEDLKKGLSAHIQLLLERKKKNIHISNLFLDELKYKYPFFFEMAIRVGKLIGDKLNITIDENDISFIEEHLGGALERMNSKNKYRVIMINPNNQALSSLCIKKIESIFHERMIIVGSINYFEKKEVLKAKPDLILTTVPLEHNLNILTVQISIFVNSEDEIKIFKALNSLDSDRFNEKFVMSFKTMIEPRFFYFDLDLDTPEKVLSFMSDELYNAGLVEKDFKEAVLKREELSPTSFIYSFAIPHPLSAISKESKISVALLKKPIQWGEFQVKLVLLLAIKEDNQRIIRIFFDWLSNVVSDSKKLSSLMKAKSYDEFINSIIE; translated from the coding sequence GTGATTAAATTGCTGAACGAACGCCAAGAAAAAATCATAGCTATACTTAGGAACAACAAAAACTGGATGACGGGTAAAGAGCTTTCTGCATTTTTAAATGTTTCAGATCGCACCATAAGGTCTGATATTGCATACATAAATTTGTACTATAATGATATGCTTATTGAGTCAAATGTTAAAAATGGCTATCGCTTAAATATGGAAGCATTATCAAACTTGAATATTCATTCAGATCAGATGATTCCGCAAACATCTTTTCAAAGATGTTTTTATATTATTCATGAATTATTGTTCAAAAAAAACGAACTCAATTTAGTACATGCAGCAGATGAAGTGTTTGTCAGCTACTCTTCAATAGAAAATGATTTAAAAGAAATAAAAAAAATTTTAGAACCCTATCCGACACTTAAACTTGTTAGACGGAAGAATTATATATCTTTAGGGGGAAATGAAGAGGACAAAAGAGAGCTTTATGTAAACTTACTTGTGAAAAAGATAAAGGGGAATTTTTTAAATTTTGACCTTTTGGCAACTCTATTTCCAAATTTTGATATCCTTGCAGTAAAAGAATTATTGGAGAAGATATTTAAAAAGTATAATTACCATGGGAGAGAAATGGAATTTCCGGTAATCATAGCTTATATTGGAACTGCAATTGAACGTATGCTTTGTCATAAGTACATACAGGCAGGTGGGGGAAATGAAAACATTGCTAACAGCGTAGAATTTTCTATAGCATGGGAATTTTATAAAGATGTATCGAAAACGTTACATATGGAGATTAAAGAGGATGAAATCACTATTTTAGCCTTAATATTGCGTGGAAAAAGACAGGCTGATACTGACAATAGGGTACTACTACTAAATTATGATTATACAGTAAATCAATTGGTAAATGACATATTAGAAGACATATATATTCAGTTTGATGTAGACTTGAGGAAGGATGAGGATTTAAAGAAGGGACTATCTGCCCATATTCAGTTGCTTCTTGAGCGAAAAAAGAAAAATATTCATATTTCCAATTTGTTTTTAGATGAATTAAAGTATAAATACCCATTCTTTTTCGAAATGGCTATTCGAGTAGGTAAATTGATTGGAGACAAATTAAATATAACAATCGATGAGAATGATATCAGTTTTATTGAAGAGCATTTAGGTGGTGCTCTAGAGAGAATGAATTCTAAAAACAAATATAGAGTAATCATGATAAATCCAAATAATCAGGCTTTATCAAGTTTGTGTATAAAAAAAATAGAGAGTATATTTCATGAACGCATGATAATTGTTGGATCTATTAATTATTTTGAGAAGAAAGAAGTGCTTAAGGCAAAACCCGATTTGATTTTGACTACTGTACCATTAGAACATAATTTAAATATTTTAACAGTGCAAATTTCGATTTTTGTCAACTCGGAGGATGAGATCAAAATTTTTAAAGCTTTAAATTCACTTGATAGTGATAGATTTAATGAGAAATTTGTTATGAGCTTCAAGACTATGATAGAACCACGCTTCTTCTATTTTGATCTTGACTTGGATACCCCAGAAAAAGTTTTAAGTTTTATGAGTGATGAGCTCTATAATGCTGGTTTGGTTGAGAAAGATTTCAAGGAAGCAGTATTAAAACGAGAGGAACTTTCTCCTACATCGTTTATCTATTCTTTTGCAATCCCTCATCCACTTTCAGCAATCAGCAAAGAATCGAAAATCTCAGTGGCATTGCTAAAAAAGCCAATACAATGGGGAGAATTTCAAGTGAAATTGGTTCTGCTCTTAGCCATAAAAGAAGATAATCAGAGAATAATTCGGATTTTTTTTGATTGGCTAAGCAATGTAGTAAGTGATTCTAAAAAGCTATCTTCTCTCATGAAAGCAAAAAGTTATGATGAATTTATTAATAGTATTATTGAATAA
- a CDS encoding DeoR/GlpR family DNA-binding transcription regulator has translation MFSEERRIRIMDIINSGKTVTVEELSKMLDVSESTIRRDLKYLEGKGLIHRTHGGAMNPLPTNYEPTFLEKKEEMIDEKKAIGRKAASLIEDGDTVIIDSGTTTMEIVRNLSVNRAKIVTNSPHAAIELQYRQGIEVILTGGMLRYETQALVGPIADELIQRIKADKAFIGTNGITLDGFTTPNVVEAATKRNMVRNAEKVYIVADSTKFNKASFMRFADLDEVDCIITDSKLPEDVYNEFSGNGIDIIKV, from the coding sequence ATGTTCTCAGAGGAACGCAGGATAAGGATAATGGACATCATAAACTCAGGGAAAACGGTCACAGTAGAAGAGCTCAGCAAGATGCTGGATGTATCTGAGTCTACCATAAGAAGAGATCTAAAATACCTTGAGGGGAAAGGGCTTATACACAGAACTCATGGAGGAGCAATGAATCCATTGCCCACCAATTATGAGCCGACATTTTTGGAAAAGAAAGAAGAAATGATAGATGAGAAGAAAGCAATAGGCAGAAAGGCTGCTTCTTTGATTGAGGATGGGGATACAGTAATAATAGATTCGGGTACTACTACCATGGAAATAGTAAGAAACCTGAGTGTAAACAGAGCAAAGATTGTGACCAATTCGCCCCATGCAGCAATAGAGCTTCAGTATAGACAGGGCATTGAGGTGATATTGACTGGAGGTATGCTAAGGTACGAGACGCAGGCCCTGGTGGGACCTATAGCTGATGAACTTATTCAAAGGATTAAAGCTGATAAGGCATTTATAGGTACCAACGGCATTACCTTGGATGGTTTTACCACACCTAATGTGGTAGAGGCGGCTACAAAGAGGAACATGGTAAGGAACGCAGAAAAGGTCTACATTGTGGCGGACAGCACAAAGTTTAATAAGGCGTCTTTCATGAGGTTTGCAGACTTAGACGAGGTCGACTGTATAATAACGGACTCTAAACTGCCGGAGGACGTTTACAATGAATTTTCAGGAAATGGGATAGACATAATAAAGGTTTGA